The following proteins are encoded in a genomic region of Limanda limanda chromosome 22, fLimLim1.1, whole genome shotgun sequence:
- the tmem256 gene encoding transmembrane protein 256, with the protein MTASAIVRRLAAVSGASAVAAGAYGAHGFKNADPDDYQRVLFETANKYHFYHSLALLGAAHCGKPAVAGTLLIAGMGMFCGSLYHQAMTGDPGMRKVAPIGGMAMIVGWLAIIL; encoded by the exons ATGACCGCCTCTGCTATCGTCCGGAGACTGGCGGCCGTGTCCGGGGCCTCTGCGGTGGCCGCCGGGGCTTACGGAGCTCACG GTTTCAAAAATGCTGATCCCGATGATTACCAGAGAGTG ctctttgAAACAGCCAACAAGTACCATTTCTACCACAGCCTGGCCCTGCTGGGTGCTGCCCACTGTGGAAAACCTGCTGTG GCTGGGACTCTCCTTATAGCCGGCATGGGGATGTTCTGTGGCTCCCTGTACCACCAGGCTATGACGGGGGACCCTGGTATGCGCAAGGTGGCTCCCATCGGAGGCATGGCTATGATCGTCGGCTGGCTGGCAATAATTCTCTGA